The Desulfobacterales bacterium region CAGAAGGGTTTCGTCGGCCTGGCCCGCCGCTATCTCGGGGCGGTGATGCCCGGGTACACCCACCTGCAGCGGGCCCAGCCGCTTCTGCTCAGCCATCACCTGCTGGCCTATTACGAGATGTTCGGCCGTGACCGGGAGCGGCTGGCCGACTGTCTGAAGCGGATCAACGTAATGCCCCTGGGCGCGGCGGCCCTGGCCGGCACCGGGCTGCCCGTTGACCGGGAATCCGTGGCCCGGGAACTCGGTTTCCCAACCGTGACCGCCAACAGCATGGATACCGTGGCTGACCGGGATTTCGTGGTCGAGTTCGCCGCGGTATGCACCCTGATCCAGCTCCATCTGAGCCGGCTGGCCGAGGAGTTGATCCTCTGGGCCGGCCAGGAGTTCTCCTTTGTCGAGATCGCCGACCGTTTCTGCACCGGCAGCAGCATCATGCCCCAGAAGAAGAATCCGGACATTCCGGAGTTGATCCGCGGCAAGAGCGGCCGGGTGGTGGGCAGCCTGATGGGATTGATCACCATGCTCAAGGGGCTGCCCCTGACCTATAACCGCGACCTGCAGGAGGACAAGGAGTTGATCTTCGACAGCGTGGACACGGTGGGCCAGTGTCTGGCGATCAGCACCGAGCTGTTGGGCGGGTTGACCTTTAACACCGAGACCATGGCCCGGGCGGCCCGGTCCGGCCAGATGACCGCCACTGATCTGGCCGATTACCTGGTCCTGAAAAAAATGCCCTTCCGGTCCGCCCACGCAGTGGTGGGCCGGGCCGTGGCCTTTTGTATTGAGCAGGGCCGGGAACTGGCCGATCTTTCCCTGGCGGAACTGCGTGAATTTTCTCCGTTGATCGAGGCGGATGTCTTTGCGGTGCTTTCGGTGCGGGGTTCGGTGGACAGCCGGCAATCCAGCGGCGGTACCGGTACCGGTGTGGTGACCCGGGCCCTGGCCCGGGCCGAGGCGGCCCTGGGAATTGAATCCGGAGGTGATCGATGAAGCGCATTGACGCGGCAGGCCTGATGGGCCAGTCGGTTTTTATGTTGGCCCTGGCGCTGCTCCTGGTCGGCTGCGGCCGCAAGACCCTGCCAGTGCCGCCCCAGGGGCTGCTGCCGGCGCCGATCTCCGATCTTGCCTATACCCTTGACGCCGACGGGGTGACCTTGACCTGGTCTTACCCAATGCGTCTGGAGAACGGTGAGCCCCTGGACCAGGTGGACGGGTTTGAACTGATCCGGGCGGTGATGCCGGAAAAGGATGGTTGCGCCGGATGTCCGATACCCTTTCAGGGGCCGGAGAAGATCCCGGTCAGGGCCTTGAACGAGGCCGGGACCGGCAGCGGCCCGGCGCGGGTCAGCTATCATCTGCCCCTGGACCGGCCCGGTCATCGTTATACCTTTAAGGTTCGTTCCTTTCGGAGCGGGGTATGGCGGAGCAGCCGGGACTCCAACACGGTCTCCTTTGTCTGGCCGGCGGCAACGCCATAGGGCGTTACTCCGGCAGGGCGGGGAGAGCGTTTTGCAGCGACCTTCATATCAACAAGAGATGATAAGACCATGAACCATTTTTTATATCAGGACAATGTCCTGCACTGTGAATCAGTGCCGATACCGGTGATTGCCGAGGCTGTGGGTACGCCTTTTTATCTGTACAGCAGCGCCACCCTGACCCATCATTTCAAGGCCTTTGACAGCAGCTTTGCCGGGCAGGCCCATCTGACCTGTTTTGCGGTCAAGGCCTGTTCCAACCTGGCGGTGCTGCAGCTCTTCGCCCGGCAGGGCGGCGGCGCGGATATCGTTTCCGGCGGCGAGTTGTTCCGCTCGCTCAAGGCCGGGGTGGCCCCCAAGCGGATCATCTACTCCGGGGTGGGCAAGACCAGGGAGGAGCTGCGTTACGCTCTGCTCTCCGACATCCTGCTTTTCAACATCGAGTCCGAGCAGGAGCTGGAACTGCTCCAGCAGACCGCGGCTGAACTGGGGGTCAAGGCCCCGGTTTCCTTCCGGATCAACCCGGACGTGGACCCCGGGACCCACGCCTACATCTCCACCGGTCTGGCCAAGAACAAGTTCGGCATTCCCGTTGAGGACGCGATGGCGGTCTATCTCAAGGCCAGTGCCATGCCCAACCTGGAGGTAAAGGGGATCAGCTGTCATATCGGCTCCCAACTCACCGAGATTTCGCCTTTTACCGAGTCCCTGTGCAAGATCAAGGTTTTTATCAACAAACTGGCCCGGCATGATATCGCCATCCGCTATCTCGACCTGGGCGGCGGGCTCGGGGTCCGCTACCGGGACGAGGAACCGCCCCATCCCCGGGAGTATGCCGAGGCGATCAAGCTGGAGCTGGCCGGGCTGGACTGCACCTTGATCCTGGAGCCGGGACGCGTTATAGTGGGCAACGCCGGGATCATGGTCAGCAGGGTGCTCTACACCAAGCGGACCAGCAAGAATTTCGTCATTGTTGACGCGGCGATGAACGACCTGGCCCGGCCCAGTCTTTACGGTGCCTACCACGACATCATCCCGGTGGACCGGCTCCAGGCCGATAATCGGGGCGGCTCGGAGATAGCCGACGTGGTGGGGCCGATCTGTGAAACCGGTGATTTTCTGGCCCGCGGCCGGCAGCTGCCGGTCTTTGATCGCGGTGATCTGATCGCGGTGATGAGCTGCGGGGCCTATGGTTTTTCCATGGCGTCCAACTACAACTCCCGGCCCCGGGCCGCCGAGGTCCTGGTTCAAGGCGACGAGTTCCATGTGATCCGCAGCCGGGAAACCTATGAAACCTTGATCCAGGATGAGAATATCCCCGAGTTTTTGAAATGAGTCCCGATTTCCCCATTCCCTTTACCAAGATGAGCGGTACGGGCAATGATTTTATCATCATTGACCATCGCCGTCCTTTTCTGCCTGACCGCGAGATCCCCGGCTTTGTCCGGAGCGTGTGCCAACGCGGCTTTTCCGTGGGCGCCGACGGGCTGATCCTGATTGAGGATGACCCGGAGGCGGATTTCCGCTGGCAGTTCTTTAACGGTGACGGCAGCCGGGCCGAGATGTGCGGCAACGGGGCCCGCTGCGCGGCCCGGTTCGCCCTTCAGAAAAAGATCGCCCCGGCCCGGATGCGGTTTATCACCGATGCCGGGCCCATTGAGGCCGAGGTCCTGGACGGCCGGGTCAAGCTCAAGATGACCCCGCCCGTTGATCTCCGGCGGAACCTGTCCGTTCAGGTAGACGGGCGAAAGATCGAACTGGATCATATCAATACCGGCGTGCCGCACGCGGTCCATATCGTTGAGCAAGACGAGGCGGTGGACGTGGCCGGATGGGGCCGGGCCATTCGTTTTCATCCGTTGTTCGCCCCGGCCGGGGCCAATGTCAATTTTGTCCGGCAGCTCGGTCCGTCCGCCCTTGGGGTGCGTACCTATGAGCGGGGGGTGGAGGCCGAGACCATGGCCTGCGGCACCGGCGCGGCGGCGGCGGCGATCATCGCCGCCCTGCAAGGGCTGGTTTCAGCGCCGGTTACGGTGACCACCTCGGGAGGGGCCCGGCTGACCATCCATTTTTCCCTGGTCAACGGTACCGGGGTTGCGGGTCTGTTCCTCGAGGGCCCGGCCCGGATCGTCTATGAGGGAGAACTGCGGGCCGGGGCCCTGGAAAAGGATGGGTAAACTTTGTCGGTCTCGCAACAACCCGCTCGACGGACGTGATTCGTCTTGTAACTTGTTGATTTTATTGGGTGGCATTTGAAGCCTTTCGGGTTGTTACGAGTTCATCAACTTTAATTAATATTTACCGCTGAGTACGCGGAGGCCGCAGAGAAAGTCATATTATTTTAAACAATCGGCCCTGCGTCCTCTGCGCCCTCCGCGGTGAGACCAGACTTTTTGCGTGATATTTTGATTTGTTACATGACCAGCGGATATTGAACCAGGAGCAGGAAAGGAGGTTTACGGGTATGGGTATATTTCGGGGCGCCTTTGTGGCCATTGTAACGCCGTTTGTCGATGGGCGGGTGGACGAAGAGGGGTTAAAGGGTCTGATCGAGTTCCATATCGCCAACGGGACCCATGGCATTGTCCCCTGCGGCACCACCGGCGAATCAGCCACCTTGAGCCATGACGAGCATCGCCGGGTGGTGGAGTTGACCATTGCCACGGTCAACGGCCGGGTGCCGGTCATGGCCGGCAGCGGTTCCAACAGCACCAGCGAGGCCATCGAGCTGACCCGGTTTGCCAGACAGGCCGGGGCCGACGGCGTGCTGATGGTCTCCCCCTATTACAACAAGCCCTCCCAGGAGGGGTTGTACCGCCATTACCGGGCCGTGGCCGAGGCGGTTGATATCCCGATTGTCCTCTATAACGTACCGGGCCGGACCAGCTCCAATATACTGCCGGCCACAGTGGCCAGGCTGGCCGAGGTCGACAATATCGTCGGTATCAAGGAGGCCTCCGGCAGCCTGGCCCAGATCAGCGAGGTGATCAGGCTCTGCCCCGATGATTTCATCCTCCTGTCCGGCGATGATCCCACCTGCATGGCCACCACCCTGATCGGCGGCCAGGGGGTCATCTCAGTGACCTCCAACGTGGCGCCGGCGGACATGGCAACGATGATCGACGCGGCCCTGGCCGGTGACCTGGCCCGGGCCAGGGAACTGCACTACAGGCTTGCCCCGTTGATCAACGCGATGTTCATCGACACCAACCCGGTGCCGGCCAAGACCGCCCTGGAGTTGATGGGGCGGATCGGCTCCGGCACGCCGCGGCTGCCGCTCTGCCCGATGAGCGACGCCAAGGTGGGCCAACTGCGCCAGGCCCTGGCTGACTACGGGCTGCTGTAGTTTTCACCGATGGGTTGTTTCCCGGATAAAGGCGCAGGGCGTACGGCATTATGTAATTGTCATGTAGAGTAAGAGGAGCGGATTATGACCAGGGTAATTGTTGCCGGCGCGGCCGGGCGGATGGGCCGGCGGATCGGCTATATGGTGCGGCAGCATCCGGATCTGCAGCTGGTGGCCGGGTTTGAACCGGAAGGGAGCCCGTTCGTGGGCCGGGACATCGGCGAGGTCGGCGGCTACGGTTCCATCGGGGTCCCGATCAGCGCGGGACTGGAAGGGATCATCGACCAGGGCGAGGTGATCATCGACTTCACCTTTCACCAGGCCACCATGGATTTTGCCAGGAGGGCGGCCGAACATAACAAGGCGATGGTGATCGGCACCACCGGCCTTACCGCGGAGGACCTGGCCGGGTTGAAATCCCTGGCCGCTGATTTTCCCTGTGTGCAGGCCCCTAATATGGCGGTGGGGGTCAACGTGCTGTTCAAGGTGGCGGCCAAGGTCGCCGCCATCCTTGGCAACGACTATGATATCGAGATCATCGAGGCCCACCACCGGATGAAAAAGGACGCCCCCAGCGGCACGGCCCTCAAACTGGGCGAAATGGTGGCCAGCGCGGTGAACCGCGACCTGGATAAGGTCGGGGTCTATGCCCGGCACGGGATGATCGGCGAACGTACTGACCAGGAGATCGGTATCCAGACCATCCGGGCCGGGGACATCGTTGGCGAGCATACAATCTATTTCGCCGGGGCCGGCGAACGGCTGGAGATCACCCACCGGGCCCATAACCGGGACAACTTTGCCCGGGGCGCGGCCCTGGCCGCGGCCTGGGTCACGGACAAGGCCAACGGCATGTACACCATGTTCGACGTGCTCGGCCTGCGGGATCTTTAAGTGATTGTGAAATGTGAAGTGTGAATCGTGAAAAGTAAAAATAAACCAATGAAGGATTTAGTCATTTTATGATTACCATTGAAAAAGCCGACCGGCTCAAGCAACTCCCCCCTTATCTGTTTGCCGAGCTGGATCGGAAAAAGGCCGCGGCCCGGGCCAAGGGCGTGGATGTGATCGACCTGGGCGTGGGCGACCCGGACCTGCCCACCCCGGACAATATCATTGCCAAGCTGGAGGAGGCGGCCCGGCAGCCCCGGTATCACCGCTATCCCAGCTACACCGGGATGAACTCCTTCCGGGAGGCGGTGGCCCGCTGGTACCGGAAGCGGGCCGGGGTGGAACTGGACCCGATCAAGGAGGTTGTTTCGCTGATCGGCTCCAAGGAGGGGATCGCCCATCTGCCCCTGGCCTTTGTCAATCCCGGCGACCTGGTCCTGGTGCCCAGTCCGGCATACCCGGTCTATGCCATTGCCGCGATGTTCGCCAACGGTATTCCCCACGAGATGCCGCTGCTCAAGGAGAACGATTTTCTCCCGGATCTTGACGCCATCCCGGCCGAGGTGTCGGCCAAGGCCAAGTTGATGTTTCTGAACTATCCCAACAATCCGACGGCGGCCACGGCCACCATCGGGTTTTTTGAAAAAGTGGTGGCCTTTGCCCGGCGGCACAACATCATTGTCTGCCATGACTATGCCTATTCGGAGATGTCCTTTGACGGCTATGTGCCGCCCAGTTTCCTGGAGGCCGAGGGCGCCATGGAGGTGGGGGTCGAGTTCCACTCCCTGTCCAAGACCTATAACATGACCGGCTGGCGGATCGGTTTCTGTGTTGGTAATGCAGAGGTGATCGGCGGCCTGGGCCGGATCAAGAGCAATATCGACTCCGGAATCTTCGAGGCGATCCAGGTCGCCGGGATCGAGGCCCTGGAGGGCGATCAGACCTGTGTCGCGGAGATGCGGGCCATCTATACCGAGCGTCGCGACATACTCATCGCCGGATTGACCAAACTCGGCCTGGAGGTGACCGCGCCCAGGGCCACCTTCTACGCCTGGATCTCGGTGCCCGAGGGGCACGATTCGGCAAGCTTTGCCGGCCTGCTCCTGGATGAGGCCGGTATCGTGGCCACGCCCGGCAACGGGTTCGGCGATCCGGGCGAGGGCTATGTGCGGATGGCCCTGACCGTGCCCAAGGAGCGGCTGCAGGAAGCAGTGGACCGGGTTGCCGCGGTCATGGCCGCGGGCTGACATTCCTTGCGGACGCGGGTTTTTATCGGCCTGGGCGCCAACCTGGGTAACGGGCTGGTCAGTCTGCCCCGGGCCTGGGACCGGATCGGCCGCCTGGATGGTATTGTCTGCGGCCGGCTGTCCAGCCCCTTCCGGACCATGCCAAAGGGCATGGACAGCAGGCGGAAGTTCATCAACGCGGTGGGTGAGCTTTTCACCGACCTGGGGCCGGAAGCGGTGCTGGCCGGACTGCTGGCCGTGGAAAAGGAATGGGGCCGGGTGCGGGGACCGAGTGACCGGTACCAGGACCGGCCCCTGGACCTGGATATTATTTTCTACGGGAAGCTGATCTTTCGTACCAAGGCCTTGAGCGTGCCCCATCCCCGCTGCACGGAGCGGCTCTTTGTCCTGGCCCCGCTGGCGGAACTGGCCCCGGACTTCCGCCACCCGGTTTCCGGGTATACGGTGGCCCGATTGCTGGATCAGCACCTGACCACCAACGCCGGCCGGGCCGAACAGCAGGGGCTGGAAAAACCGGCCTGGCCGGACCGGTAAACCTAATGGAGATTTTCTTGTGAGCCCCCTTCGTCTGCTCATCTTTGGCATCCTGGCCTATATCTTTTACCGGATGGTGACCGGTCCCCGGAAGCCGTCCGTAACCGGGAAAAAGGCGGACGCGCCGGACAAGATCCAGGACGTGCTGGTCGAGGATCCGGTCTGCCACACCTATGTGCCCCAGGCCCAGGCAATCCAGCTCTATCACGACCACCAGACCCTTTATTTTTGCAGTCAGGAGTGCTGCAACAAATTTCTCATCGACAAAGGAGTGAAAGAATGAAGTTTTTCATCGACACAGCCAACACCGAGGAGATTGCCAAGGCCGTGGCCCTGGGCATGGTCGACGGCGTTACCACCAATCCCTCGCTGATCGCCCGTGAGGACCAGCCCTTTGAGGAGCTGCTCCGCCGGATCTGCAACATGGTCGACGGTCCGGTCAGCGCCGAGGTGGTGGCCCTGGACGCCGAGGGCATGGTTGCCGAGGGCAGGGAGCTGGCAGCGCTTCATCCCAATATCGTGATCAAGGTGCCGATCACCACCGCGGGTCTGCAGGCGGTCAAGGCCCTGGCCAACGAGGGGATCAGGACCAATGTCACCCTGATCTTTTCCGCCTCCCAGGCCCTGCTGGCCGCCAAGGCCGGGGCCGCCTTTGTCAGTCCCTTTGTCGGCCGGCTCGACGATATCTCCCACCAGGGCATGGACCTGGTCAATGATATCATGACCATCTTCAACAACTACGGCTATGAGACCGAGGTGATCGTGGCCAGCGTGCGCAGCCCGATGCACGTGGTGGATGCGGCCCTGATCGGCGCTGACATCGCCACCATCCCATATAAGGTTATCGAGCAGCTGAGCAGGCATCCGCTCACTGATATCGGCATGGAAAAATTCCTGGCTGACTGGGAGAAACGCACCCGGAAGTAAATAAACGGCTACATGCACCACATCTTCGTGCGCTCGGGATGATCGGCATAGCCGACTATGGCCGACCATTCCGATCACACAAATCTGCAGCACCTGTAACCGTTTACTGTTTGCTGTTAAGGTTAAAGCCCCCGCCTTCAGGCGGGTAGATTTATCACTTCCAATGGAATCCGGTTGGAAGGGAAGAGTTTTTTTTACTTCGTGCTCGTGAACGTGCTCGTGAACGTAAACGTGATCGAGACAAGAAAAAAATAAATATGTTGCGAGCAAGCAGGATGGATTATCAAGGAGAGTCGCTCGATAACTGGACTTGTCGTTCGCCAAAAGCACTTATGTTCGTGTACGAGTACGTTCACGAGCACGAGCACGTCAAAAACGGGTCTTGGACCCGTATCCCGACTTTCAGTCGTTAAGTTAACCCACCGTCTTCAGACGGTGGTTGTTAAGTTCCGGGTAACGGGTAACGAGCAATGAGCAAAACTTTCCTGTAAGCGATTACTGAAAGTTTGAGATACCCCCTTTTGTGTGAGAGGTTGGTGGCAGGGAGGAGGTCGATGCAGTTCTTGGTATGGAGAGGACTGGTCCTGATTTTTTTGCTGGCCGTTATTGCCGGACCGGCGGCCGCGGCCGCCTATATCTACAGCTTTGTGGATGAAGCCGGGGTGCTTCATTTCACCAATGCCCCGGTCGATGCACGCTACCGGCCGACCCGCTACCTGGCATCAGCGCCGGAATCGAACAGCCGGGCCGGCCGCAATTACGATACCTTGATCCGGGCCGCGGCCCGTCGGCACCAGCTGGACCCGGAGTTGATCCGGGCGGTGATCAGAGTGGAGTCCAACTTCGAGAAAAAGGCCGTCTCCTCCAAGGGGGCCCGGGGGTTGATGCAGCTCATGCCCGGCACGGCAATGGAGATGGGGGTGGGTTCGGTCTTTGACCCGGCCGACAACATCATGGGCGGCAGCCGCTATCTGCGCAAGCTCTATGACCGGTTCCAGGGCGATCTGGAGCTGACCCTGGCCGCTTACAACGCCGGCCCGAACCGGGTGGAAGAGAGCGGCGGGGTGCCCCGGATTCCGGAGACGGTGAGCTATGTCCGTCAGGTGCTCCGCCAGTACCGGAACTACCGGGGAGCAGGCAGCGGGGTCCGTCTCACCGGGGCCGGCAAGTAGGGTCCCGGATGTGTGATTTTTCCTCCGTATTCATGCTGAATCCAAGGCCCTGGCGGCCGGCCCCTTTCCCCTTGACAGGATCAGCGCGAGTACGGTAAGTACACCATACCCAACAGCCGGAGTGGTGAAACTGGTAGACGCACTGGACTCAAAATCCAGCGGGGGCAACTCCATGTCGGTTCGATTCCGACCTCCGGCACCAACGCATAATCCGCTAAAGTCCAAGGCGGTCCAGAAAGCCCCGAGAAATCGGGGCTTTTTCTTTTTCTGTTGTCCGGTCCCTGTGCTGAACAGAAAGATAGCCACAGGTGGTTGATGAATCAATATCCTGCCTGTAGAGCACAACAATTGCCGCTGGATGACGCCGTTCTGCTTGCAGCGGCCCAGGTCGATCCGGACGGGTTCTCGGCTGCTACGGAATAAAGATGGCAGGCCGGACTCCGCCATACGGAAATGAACTATGGGGTCCTGGAATCAGATCACTCCTGCTCACTGGTTCTTGTAAATAAAAGAGGCAGGTCCCGGCAGAACCTCTCAACCGGAATTACCCTGACCCCGTCTTTTTCGTAATCCTTGACTCCCCCTTTCCGGTAATAATCCAGGCGCGCCGATCCTGTAACGATAAACGAGATTTCAGATTTGTGGGTGTCGTATAGGCCTTTGACGAGGTTGCGCCATCTGGCGAATTTATGCACCTCATCCAATACAACAAGGAATTTCCGGGACTATTTCCTCTGGCCGACGACGGAAAACTGGTCGGGCGTCGGTATTCTTGAATATTGAGGGAAAACCCAGGGCCAGGCTCGGGGGTAGTGATGTTAAAGCCTGAAAGAAACAAATCCCTACCTGCGTGGTCCTGAAAAGCGAGAGAAAGGACTTTGGCCAACGTCTCCTCCTCTCTTTTTTCGTTTCTTTGGAGATAAAATGTTGCTATCCGTCCCATCATGACAACCCCTT contains the following coding sequences:
- the argH gene encoding argininosuccinate lyase gives rise to the protein MKKSRDIAPAGAGSKPWSGRFSEKTAASVEAFTASIHYDYRLYRHDIAGSRAHARMLARQGLLTNEERDRILAGLDAIEEEIDNNSFVFRPELEDIHMNIEKALVDKIGPAGEKLHTARSRNDQVALDMRLYLREESGRFIELLTELQKGFVGLARRYLGAVMPGYTHLQRAQPLLLSHHLLAYYEMFGRDRERLADCLKRINVMPLGAAALAGTGLPVDRESVARELGFPTVTANSMDTVADRDFVVEFAAVCTLIQLHLSRLAEELILWAGQEFSFVEIADRFCTGSSIMPQKKNPDIPELIRGKSGRVVGSLMGLITMLKGLPLTYNRDLQEDKELIFDSVDTVGQCLAISTELLGGLTFNTETMARAARSGQMTATDLADYLVLKKMPFRSAHAVVGRAVAFCIEQGRELADLSLAELREFSPLIEADVFAVLSVRGSVDSRQSSGGTGTGVVTRALARAEAALGIESGGDR
- the lysA gene encoding diaminopimelate decarboxylase gives rise to the protein MNHFLYQDNVLHCESVPIPVIAEAVGTPFYLYSSATLTHHFKAFDSSFAGQAHLTCFAVKACSNLAVLQLFARQGGGADIVSGGELFRSLKAGVAPKRIIYSGVGKTREELRYALLSDILLFNIESEQELELLQQTAAELGVKAPVSFRINPDVDPGTHAYISTGLAKNKFGIPVEDAMAVYLKASAMPNLEVKGISCHIGSQLTEISPFTESLCKIKVFINKLARHDIAIRYLDLGGGLGVRYRDEEPPHPREYAEAIKLELAGLDCTLILEPGRVIVGNAGIMVSRVLYTKRTSKNFVIVDAAMNDLARPSLYGAYHDIIPVDRLQADNRGGSEIADVVGPICETGDFLARGRQLPVFDRGDLIAVMSCGAYGFSMASNYNSRPRAAEVLVQGDEFHVIRSRETYETLIQDENIPEFLK
- the dapF gene encoding diaminopimelate epimerase — translated: MSPDFPIPFTKMSGTGNDFIIIDHRRPFLPDREIPGFVRSVCQRGFSVGADGLILIEDDPEADFRWQFFNGDGSRAEMCGNGARCAARFALQKKIAPARMRFITDAGPIEAEVLDGRVKLKMTPPVDLRRNLSVQVDGRKIELDHINTGVPHAVHIVEQDEAVDVAGWGRAIRFHPLFAPAGANVNFVRQLGPSALGVRTYERGVEAETMACGTGAAAAAIIAALQGLVSAPVTVTTSGGARLTIHFSLVNGTGVAGLFLEGPARIVYEGELRAGALEKDG
- the dapA gene encoding 4-hydroxy-tetrahydrodipicolinate synthase codes for the protein MGIFRGAFVAIVTPFVDGRVDEEGLKGLIEFHIANGTHGIVPCGTTGESATLSHDEHRRVVELTIATVNGRVPVMAGSGSNSTSEAIELTRFARQAGADGVLMVSPYYNKPSQEGLYRHYRAVAEAVDIPIVLYNVPGRTSSNILPATVARLAEVDNIVGIKEASGSLAQISEVIRLCPDDFILLSGDDPTCMATTLIGGQGVISVTSNVAPADMATMIDAALAGDLARARELHYRLAPLINAMFIDTNPVPAKTALELMGRIGSGTPRLPLCPMSDAKVGQLRQALADYGLL
- the dapB gene encoding 4-hydroxy-tetrahydrodipicolinate reductase, producing MTRVIVAGAAGRMGRRIGYMVRQHPDLQLVAGFEPEGSPFVGRDIGEVGGYGSIGVPISAGLEGIIDQGEVIIDFTFHQATMDFARRAAEHNKAMVIGTTGLTAEDLAGLKSLAADFPCVQAPNMAVGVNVLFKVAAKVAAILGNDYDIEIIEAHHRMKKDAPSGTALKLGEMVASAVNRDLDKVGVYARHGMIGERTDQEIGIQTIRAGDIVGEHTIYFAGAGERLEITHRAHNRDNFARGAALAAAWVTDKANGMYTMFDVLGLRDL
- a CDS encoding LL-diaminopimelate aminotransferase; amino-acid sequence: MITIEKADRLKQLPPYLFAELDRKKAAARAKGVDVIDLGVGDPDLPTPDNIIAKLEEAARQPRYHRYPSYTGMNSFREAVARWYRKRAGVELDPIKEVVSLIGSKEGIAHLPLAFVNPGDLVLVPSPAYPVYAIAAMFANGIPHEMPLLKENDFLPDLDAIPAEVSAKAKLMFLNYPNNPTAATATIGFFEKVVAFARRHNIIVCHDYAYSEMSFDGYVPPSFLEAEGAMEVGVEFHSLSKTYNMTGWRIGFCVGNAEVIGGLGRIKSNIDSGIFEAIQVAGIEALEGDQTCVAEMRAIYTERRDILIAGLTKLGLEVTAPRATFYAWISVPEGHDSASFAGLLLDEAGIVATPGNGFGDPGEGYVRMALTVPKERLQEAVDRVAAVMAAG
- the folK gene encoding 2-amino-4-hydroxy-6-hydroxymethyldihydropteridine diphosphokinase, which gives rise to MRTRVFIGLGANLGNGLVSLPRAWDRIGRLDGIVCGRLSSPFRTMPKGMDSRRKFINAVGELFTDLGPEAVLAGLLAVEKEWGRVRGPSDRYQDRPLDLDIIFYGKLIFRTKALSVPHPRCTERLFVLAPLAELAPDFRHPVSGYTVARLLDQHLTTNAGRAEQQGLEKPAWPDR
- a CDS encoding YHS domain-containing protein is translated as MSPLRLLIFGILAYIFYRMVTGPRKPSVTGKKADAPDKIQDVLVEDPVCHTYVPQAQAIQLYHDHQTLYFCSQECCNKFLIDKGVKE
- the fsa gene encoding fructose-6-phosphate aldolase; its protein translation is MKFFIDTANTEEIAKAVALGMVDGVTTNPSLIAREDQPFEELLRRICNMVDGPVSAEVVALDAEGMVAEGRELAALHPNIVIKVPITTAGLQAVKALANEGIRTNVTLIFSASQALLAAKAGAAFVSPFVGRLDDISHQGMDLVNDIMTIFNNYGYETEVIVASVRSPMHVVDAALIGADIATIPYKVIEQLSRHPLTDIGMEKFLADWEKRTRK
- a CDS encoding lytic transglycosylase domain-containing protein, with the translated sequence MQFLVWRGLVLIFLLAVIAGPAAAAAYIYSFVDEAGVLHFTNAPVDARYRPTRYLASAPESNSRAGRNYDTLIRAAARRHQLDPELIRAVIRVESNFEKKAVSSKGARGLMQLMPGTAMEMGVGSVFDPADNIMGGSRYLRKLYDRFQGDLELTLAAYNAGPNRVEESGGVPRIPETVSYVRQVLRQYRNYRGAGSGVRLTGAGK